The genomic segment gaatgtgtgggtCTTGGGCTGGTTGGAGTTTCTCACAGTCAGCAGCCAATGGCTAAGCTGCAGAGGACAGTGTGGGAGTGGGGAGTGTGGAGCTGCCACATGCTGCATCATCCCCATAGATAATTATGAATCCTCGTGGGAGTTATGGTGGTGGGGCAGTGTTTGGAAGAGACCCTCACATTCACTGAGAATGTGGGAAGGGAAATAGGAATGACCTTGTGGAGGGCCTTAAATGTGGGCCAGTATTCAAATGCTGCCATTTATTTCCATTtctttttatttccatttcatttccAGTCTTATTAATTTCTTAGGAAAATGCTAGCCAGTCACCACATGAAAATCTTTCATGTACACTCTTCGACTGGAAGCAATTGTACTGATTTCTCTTGCTAGCATGAATCAAGcacatttggtaggcctatacactTTGCGTACACATACACAATTTGGAAATGGTTTCTCTCTAAGCTTTTCATGTTATCAAAACACAGGATTCATAACATAGGTTGCAAATTACTGTTATACTGAATTAAAGGGTCAAGGTGTCGTGTGCCTATTCCCCTGTGTGTATCTAATAATTCCCAGTGGAGTTGTGGATGCTAAAGACGCCAGAACTGGGACTCTCCTCTCAGGGGTTTTCCCATGCACACTCTGTCCATCAACAAACATCTAAGGACCAAGAAGTGTCTGATGATCATTCACTTTCATAAGCATTTCCCATAAACTTGAGTCAACATTTAGTCTATCTCAAATGGACTCTAACAGGTGTTTTGCCATATGATGTGTTAGTGTTTTGGTACGTAGCAATGTCATGCATTTAAAATGATGGAGGATGTTGTGAGTAAACAAAGCTGTGTTAAGGGattagaactgtgtgtgtgtgtgtgtgtgtgtgtgtgtgtgtgcgcgtgcgtgtgcgtgtgcgtgcgtgtgtgtgtgtgcgcttgtgtgtgtgtttgtgcgtgtgtgtgtgtgtgtgtgtgtgtgtgcgtgtgcgtgtgcgtgtgcgtgtgcgtctgtgtgtgtgtgtgcgcgcgcgcgtgtgtgtgtgtgtgtgtgtgtgtgtgtgtgtgtgtgtgtgtgtgtgtgcgcgtgcgtgtgcgtgtgcgtgcgtgtgtgtatagtctgtctctgtgtgcttgtACCCATTATTGTGCCCCAGGAGGTATGTGACAGAGTCCAGCACGCTTTCCCACACTTTCCCCATTCACTCGTCTTCAACTAAGCAACAATAGGAGCGTGTCACATTACCCCCCACATTAGTCAGAGCCCCCCGCCCCCCTGCTGCCCAGCTTTGAGCTTATAAGATCGATCCTGAAGTTTAGTATCAGAAGCTTGAAGACCAGAGCATTACAGatcagacacacaagcagattTGGTTATTTTTTAATTTGATTTAGGCCTATGTATAGTTCACATTCACTTGTCTTCCCCGATTcttgctataggcctacacatacagcaACTATTGCCTGAACTACTGAAAATGCTCGTTTTGATGCCATATGATTAGACCCTTTTATTTTCGTTATAAAGAGTATGAATCAGAGTACAAAATCTAAAAATGAATTATGTCACAAAATCAGGGTTGTTAAAGCAACGTGTGCCATTTCCCCTGTGGATGTCTAAAGTTCTCCTGTGGGACTATTGATGCTTGTGACCAAACTACTGAGAGTCTCCTCTCCGAGCTTTCCCACACTCTGCCCATTGACAAGAGGCTCCAGTGAACAATAGAAGTGTGTCTTGTTCATCGCAGGCCATCTGGAGGGCCAGGCCTAATGAGGGAGGGCCTCAGGCTGAAATACGTCACTGATTACATGTTTTAAGTTTTGTCAAATTAAAGTGACAAATATGTCACTGATGACATGGTTTTAGTTTTGCCAGATAGTGCTGGTGTGATTTGGAGAACAAACTGCATAAAACTGGCTTGTTTCTGTCCTTCTACACTGCTTAAATATGTCACTGACGCTATAGTTTTGTCCATTTACAGTGACAGTCAGCAGATCAAAACTGGCTTGTTTGCATGTTTCAAAAGGTGTTTCCAATCATTTCTCCATGTATGGGGATTGCATATAATTCAaaggaaatgttaaaaaaaacagttAAGCTAAGTTCAAATATGTGAGATAAATAACAGCTATTGCAACACCTAAGATAGCTAACCTTTAGAGGTCAGATAAACCaggcctttttttgtatttattttgaaaagtattttttgggctttttgagCCTTTGTTTAGATAGGACAccatgagaggagacaggaggacgagtgagagagagagacggaggaggataGGTATaggcagaatcgaacccgggtccccagaaCAAGGTTAAGTTTCTCCCTGTcttacatgtaaacaaacaagGAAACTTGGCCTGCCACATCACATGGGAGACAGTGATCCAAGCTCAGGGAAAGAGGTGCtggggtagcctcttactgcagatggagtcggcggcgggcctattcactatttgctgaaaatactcaacaacatcataacaacattgctatgacagtaccaagagccttaagtaacagattaagacaattacaattttggtgacagtaaggttataacataggctctgcgctaaggggttgagGTGATGGAGGCCCAGAGCTACTGTGTGGATGTGGGAAAGGACTGACCTTATATGAGCTTTAAACTGCTGCCATGTGGTGGGTACTGTTGTGGGAGAGCACTCCCAATACTGTACTGCACACACTTTCAGTATTGTTTCTCTACGGTCttctattacattattattacattacacttagctgttgcttttattcatccaaagcgacttacagttattatttttcatggtattggttacagtccctggagcaacgtggggttaggtgccttgctcaagggcacttcagccatggatggtgatgtagggagaggtcaggtgggattcgaacccgcaacccctATATGGAAAGACCAGGTCAGGGATATTAtggtatatatttatatatatatatatttatatatatatatatttatataatatatatatatatatatatatatatatatatatggtatatATATATTATGCCCAATGCTGCATAGGCCTCGTTTCAACATGAATAACTGGCAGTTTACTGGGAAACATAGAAATGTGTAGTTTTGAGGTCTTCATTGATGGACTTGATTTTGATGTTGAATGGAAGGACAGACAAAATGACTTCAATATAGGTATATTTCAATATTTATTGCAGATTCTGCAACAACAGAGCAAAATAATTAATTTAAACACATTGTTGTAATCAAAGCAATTACACAGCTTAGTCTCCACTGAGAGAAAAAGACCATATACAAATCTGTCTTTATAAAAGACAATGTAACATTGATACCTGGTGTTATATCATGGAACACCAATTGTGCATCTAAAGATACCTTTGAGTTGAAGGTAAGACATCCAGTTTTCTTAAATATTAAGAAAGTCAAGTTTATCTCATATACCTGAGATCTTAGTATGGAATTCAATCATTACGAAAGGAAGCTTTACAACAAGCTCATACACAAAAAGTAAAACTGACAATTAGACATTTTGTCAAGGCAAATAATGTCAACATAATAATGTTGATAACTTCTGTCCTCTTATAAGACATTAATGTTGCTGTCCTTTCTTTTAAAATAACGAGTGAAGAAATAATCACAGTTACAGTAAATGAAAATAATTCAATTCAACGAATTGCTaattaaaaaaatactgaaggaaaGGATGCTTTACAACAAGCTCATAAACAAAAAGTAATTTGAATGGACAATTAAACATAGCCTATATTGTCAAGGCAAATAATGTCAACATAATAATGTTAATAAATTTTGTCCTCTTAAAAGTCATTTCTTTTAAAATAACAAGCATAGAAGAAATAATCACAGTTAAATGAAAATAATTCAATTCAATGAATTGATATTAAAAATACCAATTAAAAAGTTTCATTTTGAAACAAGTAACTTCAGAAAAAGACCCTTAGGTCAAGTAGAAGAGAAAATTCTATCTTCCATGGAAGTCAGATGAGTTTTGGTCTTCACAGAAGACAATAATTGGCAgaagaaaatgcaaaagaatacttttcttcttgaaaaaaaaatcttctatGAAATGAACAATTGTCCTTGAGATTGCATCTTCAACTTCAACCAGTATGGTCAGGTGTCAGTCTGGATGCAGTGCTCTACCATGGCCTCCAGGGGCTGCTCTTTGACGGCTCTGGTTTCGTATCTTTCCCCAGAACAGTGGAGTGGAAGTCGTGGTGGACCATCTCCCCTCTGCGGACATCACTGGGTGATTGCAGGAATGTCTGCAACTGGGTCAGCAGTTTGGCACGGGACTGTGGGTTCAAGGGGTccctggacaggaagtgaatggtcTCTTCAGCACACCTTGAGTAACCTTGGCTGGCCGCGTTCGAAACAGATGGGGAATTCTTTTGCTGGAGATGTTGTCTCAGGAGGCAGACGGTCATCTCCAGGATGTCGGCTTTCTCCAGCTTGGACTCGGGCTGCTGGTTCTGGAGCTGTGGACCCAGGAGAGCCTTGAGTTCCTCGATGCTGTTGTTGATGCGATCTCTGCGCAGCTTCTCCACAATCGGTTTcctcacctttaaaaaaaaaagcctgaCATTAGTTCAATTGTTCTGAATTAGGCTGTTTTACAGTGTCAAATTGATTAATAAACTTAAAAACAAGTTTGAAAGTAGTTTCGATATTTACCTTGTGGGGGAGACTCATGTAGTCCTTTGGGTGATCTGCTGTAGTGGTGATTGTAGGAGCCATAGCTGCAGCTGTAGTAGATCTCTATTGCTCTGCAGAGTGAGTGTGATCAGCACTGGCTTCATGTCCCCTATTTATACTCCCAAATCtccatgtgaatgtgtgggtCTTGGGCTGGTTGGAGTTTCTCACAGTCAGCAGCCAATGGCTGAGCTGCAGAGGACAATGGGGAGTGTGGAGCTGCCACATGCTGGATTCTCCCATTGCTGGGGGACAATGGTCAAGGCTCAGGGGAACAGGTGCTGGGTTTGGGGTGATGCAGAGAGACCCACAGAGCCAATGGGAGGATGTGGGAAACCACTGACCCTGAGAGGAGACTTAATCTGCTGCCTAATACTGGGGTCAGGCATTGCCCACACAAGTTATGGCACATGCCATACATACACCACCACTGCACACACTGAGACAGCTTAAAGCCccttaatagtagtagtagtaataataataataataataatagtagtaataataataataataataataatgataataataataataataataataatgataataataatacaaaaataaaacaacacgaataataataataatacaatgaaTTATTTCTACTGAGATACATTATTTCATGTCGGTGGTGAGTGACACCTCATCCAGGGGATCTCAACCCCTCTGTTCTTCCCCACCTTAAAGTATGACTCATCACCAAGTCATTATTTCATTAAAGCAACGTGTGCCATTTCCCCTGTGGATGGGTCAAGTTCTCCGCTGGGACTATTGATGCTTGTGACCAAACTACTGAGAGTCTCCTCTCCGAGCTTTCCCACACTCTGCCCATTGACAAGAGGCTCCAGTGAACAATAGAAGTGTGCCTTGTTCATCGCAGGCCATCTGGAGGGCCAGCCTAATGAGGGAGGGCCTCAGGCTTAAATACGTCACTGATGACATGTTTTTAGTTTTGTCAAGTTATACTGACAATTTAAAGAAGAAACTGGGGGGAAAAAGGAATCTAACTTCAAACAGAAAATAATTGAGTTTGTAGTGAATGTTTTAAATTCTTGTGTTTCACAAAGCAAAGTTTGCCCAACAAATAGTCCAAACGAATCACATCTGAGCATCTACACGTATGGCCAATGGAAGGCCTGTGACAAAGTCCACTTTCACAATCAGCCCATTCTCATCAAGCCAATACTTTATACCAGCCTGATCTCAACAGACTTTTGTGAAATGAACACCCCTGAGACATGAAATCTGTGGCAGTTCCTCTGATTTTGCCAAAAGTGTTTTTTGTGATGGATTCATTTAAGTGACATCTATTTGTTTCCACatgttaagtctatcattagaaaacgGACAAATCAGTGGTGAAATAGCCTGCCCTTTAACAAAATCATCAGAACAGATTTCGATCTCACATCTGTCCAGAAAACTGCACTGCCAAACAACACAAAAGCCAGTTCTAAGTCatggagaagtaggcctatataaatatgaATTTACTTAACCCATTCACActtggcattataaatttgctgttgccagaatggccgtgagcaagtcatagtgcattactgaaaGTCCTTTGTTTTGTCATTGTATTGTAGCACTgtggtaattaacttttcaattagGCTATTACAGTGCTCCAGGTGTAACGGCATGCGTTACTGGGGATACTGGGTGAGATAAATAATTTCATACAATTTGTAGCACACAAATCAAAATGCGTTTATTCATGTTTTCAACATGTGGAATGCCAATGTCACACAGGTATGAACAGAAAAAAGTAGACCAAGACTACAGGAGGAAGTAGGTTGATTTCACCAACCACATGTGATTTGGGTTTTCCCTAAAACAGATATGAAGTCTGGTGGCACAGGTGGCGTCTTACAAATGataagaggaagacagacagcatTCTTTCCACTGCGCTCACTGTATATAAAGAGCAGAGATGCCATGCACTGTACACCATCTCAGCtgtccatgatgatgatgatgatgatgctgatgaagagggcactgcagctgctgctcctgctggtcCTCTGCTGCTCCCTGTGTGGAGCCAAGAGCCTCGGGGACGATGGAGAGACACAGGAGGAGGTCAGTTCGGTGAGGGAGAAGAGGTGTGTCGACGACGTGGAGGAACGTCTGCAGCAAGAGTTGGAAAAGGCTGTGTCCAACCTCAAGACCCAACTGGAGGAGCAAAGGAAGAGAGGTAACATGTGCCTTTTACATCAAAAACATTCATTAGGCAAATGAGTTACATTAGTGTTTAGTACATGTATCTCAACCATTCTGATGCACAGGAAGAACGGGGTATAACatctacactgcaaaaaaaaaaaatctttgcaagcttatttttctagtttcaagtaaaaacatctaatCAATCTTATAAATAAAAATCACCTAATAACTACTGCTTTTCAACTGAAATTTAGAATTAGAAATTAGACTATTTACACTTGTTTTTgaacatttgtccatggggcaagatatttttaCTTGGAGATATTTTTTGACTTGTTGTAAGATAAATAATCAAGtaaaaatatcttgccccatggaGAAATGTTCTAAAACAGTTAAAAAGgacttaaataaataataaataaataaatataaataaataaataaatataaaactgGCTACATGtgtttacttgaaactagaaaataAGCTTGCTtagatttcattttttaataacttaaacatgtacagtgtgtccaatcatctctctctctctctctctctctctctctctctctctctctctctctctctctctctctctctctctctctctctctctctctctctctccctgtcccttccTATTTCcgccttctcctttcttctctcttggTATGCACAAACAGAAAGAGTAGCATTCGGGGCATCATTGGGAAGCAAGGGGGGAACTGGTCCCCATAATGCTGGCGTCACTCTGGTCTACACAAATGTCTTCGCCAACGCTGGAGAAGCATACAATCCAAAAACAGGTGCAATGAGTTTCTCTATCGCAGGTAACACTTGTTTGACAGTATTTAAGCTTTATCTACTCACACTCGTGTTGCACTGCTGCCTGTGTCACAGGTATCTTCACAGCACCCTTGAAAGGAGTCTACTACTTCAGCTTCTCCGGCCATCATCTTTCCTCAAGGTCCATGGGCCTCCAGCTGATGAAGAACGGTGTGCAAACGGTGACGGTGTACAACCATGCGGCAGGAAACAGATATGAGACGGCCACCAACGGGATGAACCTGCTGCTGGAGAAAGGGGACCAGGTGTACATGAGGCTCCGAGAACACACCTGGATCATGGATAACATCAACGACCATTCCACTTTTGTTGGCCATTTGCTGTTTCCCTTGTGAAACAAACATCTGTCTCTGTTTTCTTGGCTTCTGACGTGTATATGCCATTAAACTCTATTCAGTATAATGCAGAGGGACCACAATGCAGAGGGACTGACAGATCATAAAATAAATCACATACTGTAGTATGCATGATGTCATCCTTCTCATATTGTTTCCTTGCAATACTTCAGGTGGTGGTTGTTGAGCTAAATATCAATTCATTCCATATTGTTTCTTTGCAATACTTCAGGTGGTGGTTGTTGAGCTAAATATCAATTCATTCCATATTGTTTCTTTGCAATATTTCAGGtggtggccgcatcaccacctaggtgtgcattatttttcctgttatacgcacaccgtgtcgtcaattatcccttacttgtTTCTTTGCAATACTTGGTGGTTGTTGAGCTAAATACCAATTAATTCCTGCATATATACACACTCTTTTCCATTGAAATGGCAACTCATGTAAAAACACGTCATTTTTATGAGGTGTTGTACAATGTTTGGCATCCTTCATGCAATGTGCATCTTTTTTCCCTGAGGACTGTTAATTGTTTTCTATCGTTCAATAAAATATGTTGTGTGAAAACAACAGATCACATCATTGTTTAACCTTTCATTGACCATTGTAAGTCCAATAAAATTAATAGAAAAATATGttgtattatatttatattttatccaaagtgacttacaggagATGAATAAAAACATACAATGCAGGGGGAGAATACAGAATACACAGGCATAAGCAGGCTCTtgcagcaagagaagagaagtgtcTTCACATTTGAAGGTTGAATGCCTTCGCCTACTAAAAGAAATTcgaaggtaacactttacaataacgtcctattcacagctttataaacactttataaataattaactaattatcaacaaaatgtttacaaatgtttataaatgggcaagaaatactatattaacacagcagacacagtgcagtcgcagtcctggaagtttctcctccagagaccagaaggcatgaagcCACAtataactcacacagtagaagtcgactcccactccactgtgcagtcatagtttggttattactcatttacaaacatttgtaaatgctttgttaaatgttaattgttattaaatgttaatacagtgtttataaagctgtgaatacgTTAGTGTAGCACAGGACTACGTGTGATGGTTTGTTCAGAAAGGAGGATGTAACCATCCTGTTGAATGAGCTCAACCACTAACATTTCAAGTTCAAGGCAATGTTGTCATGCAATGCATGTCAGTTAATTAATAGCATTGGCATCCTTACTAAATCATGGCCATGCTTCAGTAAATTGTACTGACCAGGTACATAACGTGGGCACGACTGAATAGCAGTGAGCACACGGTTTGTTCACAGACTCAATTCGAGACCGCAATGTAGGTAAATGAGTAGAGGCAGATTATTATGAAAATTtcaaaatgtagttgttaaaagtgtaatATTTTACACAACGAGAGAGTGGAAATATAGGGGCTTGGGCCTCAGAGCCCCCTGATCTTGGGCCCCAGGGACTGGGGTGTGctgtaggtcaggggtggggaacctttttcattcgaagggccacctCAAATTACTCAGAGGgatgtaaaagtcctccgagcgCTGTACTGTAAACAcctaccaggatttccccctgcacttaaggcttatattgaaggcagccacttttaAAACAGACCTTACCTTacataggtcccctgaatataacttaacagTATTACAAATGTAGctcatttctaagattcctttacaaaatatgtcatatttcatgtgaagctgcatagcatTCAAATTGTCTCGGGGGTCAGatgaaacggcctcaagggcagcAAATGCCCTCCAGACACAGGTTCCCCTCCCCTGCCGTATAGACCCACGCCTGCCGTAGACCCACGCCTGCAGTAGACCCACACATAGaccctcgagacacaggttcccctCCCCTGCCGTAGGTCGTGCAGCAATCCATCCTTGTAAATGAGCACACTCTCTTTTTACACGAACACACAATGTTGTAAATCGAGCACAGACTAAGTATAGGAAACCTTTCCTCATATCTGCCATTGTTATTTCCATTCATCGTGATAATTAAAATGTCACAACATTGATGTAATGTAGTAGGTGACAAttgttagcctggctctcgcgagacccctagtgcttcgtgcatcttcgttacacttcatggttggtaacaaccatcgcatgtgagaaccaggttagacaATTGTACCATGCAACTAAAATATGAGGAACTGaaattctctcctctccactgattCTGAATATTTGACTGGAGCTGGTCAATCTTGTTCTCTTGTTCTTGTTTTCTGCTATAGCAAGAAATAACcctgaagttttttttaaataggtgCTGCCATGGTGGAGAAATGCTAGCAAGGCCGCGCCCTAGTGACGTTGTGACTAGtcagcaatgcaagtactttctgagttctcgAAAATAACTCTGTAAGCAACCCCTTGGATTCAAGAGAGAGTCTCGACTGATGCTCAAGGTGTCtttatttttcttgaagcacAATCACCGTGGTCACCAAAGCACCGTGAAAACTGTGTTTTGGGGTatataaaacaatacaaaacaacaaATCAACATACAGAATTCACAGCACATTGTAACAT from the Engraulis encrasicolus isolate BLACKSEA-1 chromosome 14, IST_EnEncr_1.0, whole genome shotgun sequence genome contains:
- the LOC134463197 gene encoding transcription factor HES-5-like; translated protein: MAPTITTTADHPKDYMSLPHKVRKPIVEKLRRDRINNSIEELKALLGPQLQNQQPESKLEKADILEMTVCLLRQHLQQKNSPSVSNAASQGYSRCAEETIHFLSRDPLNPQSRAKLLTQLQTFLQSPSDVRRGEMVHHDFHSTVLGKDTKPEPSKSSPWRPW
- the LOC134463198 gene encoding complement C1q-like protein 4, with translation MHCTPSQLSMMMMMMMLMKRALQLLLLLVLCCSLCGAKSLGDDGETQEEVSSVREKRCVDDVEERLQQELEKAVSNLKTQLEEQRKRERVAFGASLGSKGGTGPHNAGVTLVYTNVFANAGEAYNPKTGIFTAPLKGVYYFSFSGHHLSSRSMGLQLMKNGVQTVTVYNHAAGNRYETATNGMNLLLEKGDQVYMRLREHTWIMDNINDHSTFVGHLLFPL